GGGGATGTGGTGCTGGAGGGGGGCTAAGGACGCACCTGGGCCTGGTAAAACGCCGAAAACTCCCGGTAGGATCCGAAACCGGCCATCGTCCGCAGGAAAGCACCCAGCGAGGGGCTGGCCTCCCGCACCCGCCGCACCTGCTCCCCCATGGGGCTGACGGCCGCAGGATGCTCGGGGTAAAGACCATAGAAGGCGAAGTACGCCTGGTTGAGTTTACGAATGTAGTAGCCCCGGCGCGCCAAGGTTGCCCGTTGCCGCTCCATGTAGTCCTCCGCCTCCTCTATCTGCCCCTGGGCCAGGAGGGCCTCCACCTGGCGGCGCGTCTCCCGCAGGGTTTGGGTAACGAAGTCCTCTGCGTGGGGAGGTGTGGGGTGCCGCGTGGGGGGCGCATATCCCAGGCGGACCATCAAGCGCGCCCCCAGTTCCTTGCCTGCCAGGTCGGCCACCGCCTCGTTCAAAGCCCGCACCTCCGGGTCGCGGTAGTAGTTCCACCCCAGGGGGAAGAAAAAGAGGTACTGATGCACCCACTCGTGAGCCATAGCCTCCGTAACCTGGGCGGGACTATAAAAGGGGGAAAGGATAGAAGGATAAGTGGCTATCCCGCCCAGATCCACCACCAGGGCCGAGAGGTTGTAGCGCTGGTGGATGTGCGTCTCCAAGGTGGTGATAGCGTCCAGGGGCGTATCCCCTCGCAGGAGGACACCCCCCTGCAGGAGGATACGGTCGCGGGGGGAAAGGGCCAGGAACTTGGGCAACTGGTCAAAGCGGATGTCCACCGGGGGCCAGAGGAGAGAAAGAGGGCCCATGCGCCGCACCAGCCCCTCCTCTCGGAGCAGGGTGCTCAACTCGGCCTCCAGGGCCTCCTCCACACGGGGGCGTAGGGAGTCCATTTTGCGCTGGAGGGTCTCCAGGCGCTGGCGGGCCTGGCGCGCCTCTTCGGCCGTGGGAGGGGCGAGCCCCCGTTGGGCCATAGCCTGCAGCCACGCCACCTCCCGCGCCGTGGCGAAGTAGTCCCGCACCAAGGCGCGCCGCTCCTGGGCCGAGAGGCGTCGCCAGGGCAGAGCCTCCCGGGGCCAGTGGAGCCACTTCTCCAGCAGGTTGCGGGCCTCCCATACCTCCAGGCTGAACTGGTAGGGGAGGGCTAACGCCTGCACGGGCCCAATGAGGCGGGTGTCGGTGCGCAGGAGAAGGGCCAGGAGCACCAGCACAATGGCAAGGACAAGCTTACCCCGACGGCGTCGCACCCCGGCCCCTTCAGCATGCAGACATTCCACCGCCATGATACAATGGCCCTGCCCTTTCCCCCTGCTTCCGCATTTTTTGCCCCTCGTAGGGGCTTACACACGGCATGAGCGGGCTGCAGTTTTTCTTGCGGATGTTCCTGGGCGCGGTGGCCGTCCTGGCCACCCTGCTCATTGCGGGGGCGTGGGTTTTCCTCCTGCGCAGTGCCCCGACGCAGACCATCGTGCTGGATCGCTCCTGGATACGCCCCCGGGCGTCGTATGACACCTCCCGCTCCTTCGCCGACCTGGTGCGCCCCCACTTCTACGCCCGCACCCCCCGCGGGGAGTGGCGGGAGATAGAAGGAGAGCCGGAGCGCATCGTGGAACACGACGGCCAGGTGATGGTGCGCCTGCGGAACGGGCAGGAGACGCTATATGTGAGCCTGCTAGCCCTGGACAGCCAGGAGTGGGGGGAGCATCCCGTGCACAAGGTCTACCGCCTGCAGGGGATGGGCATCCCGGTGGAACCTGCTCTGGCCCAGCGCCTGCGGACGGAGCCTTTCCCCCACCACCTCTTCCCCCGCCTACGTTTCGAGTATCTCCCCGGCAAAGAAGCGGAAGGGGTTATCGCCGAGGTTTTCCCCGACGGCACCTTTCTGGTCATCCCCTTTCGCATGCCCCCCGAGTGGCAGGGGGGTGGGAAGGGGTTGACCACCCCCTCCCATCTCCATGTGGACCCCCGCGCCCTGATCACCCGCACCTCCCGCCTGGCCCAGGAGTGGGAGCGGGAGATACGAGCCTTGCCCTTTGACGACCAACGCTATCCCCCCGCACCCCTGGCCCGTAAGGACTGCCAGGTGTACCAGGAGGCTGTGCAGAGCCCCGCCTACCGGGGCATCCTGGCCCAGGTGGGCTACCGCTTCACCCCCGCCCATGTGTGGCGGGGGCGGGAGGCGTCCACCTTCGCCGACCGCCTGGCCCTGCTGGTGTGGGAGGGGGCCGGCGCGGGGAAACAGTACTTCGGCATGGAGGGGGAGTGGATCGGCGCCCGCCTGCGGGAGATGGGGGGGCCGGCCCAGGAGTGCGACGCCGCAGGAGCCATTCGCCCCTTCCCCCCGGCATGGCGCACCCCCCAGCAGGACACCTACATCGTCCTGCGGAGGTCTTTAGAGCCCGATAGGAAACGGCGGTTCCGTGTCGTCGCCCTCACCCAGGATGGGATGGGAAGGGATGCTCTCATCCTCCCTGGGATGCCCCTGTTGGTTTTTCCGCATCCTGCTGCGCCCCCGTGGTGGGTGGTCAGCAACGAGGGGTGGGACGGCCCCGCCCCGGGGAAGGCCCCCGACCCCCGCTGGTCCTCCCTGTATCTGATGCACGGCAACGACCCCTCCCGCTATGTGCTGGTGGACTTCCCCTTCGGGCGCTATGGGGTAACCCCACGCACCGAGACGCGCCGTCTGCTGGCGTCGTCGGGCATCGTTCTGCGCGAGCAGGGGATGCTCCTGGCATCTCTGTATGGCTTTACCGACGAAGGGGGTGGGCTGTGGCTTCTGCCCCTCCCCACACCCACCTCACCCCCCAACCCCTCCGCCTTCACCTACCTCCAGCCTTGGGACCACTCTCTCACCCTTTTGCCCCTGGATTATCGGCCATCTCCCCCGACCCTGACCCTTCTGCTGACGGCCAAAGAGGTACGGGACGATTTCGCCATGACGGCTTATGTGGTGCGCATCGCTTTGACAGAGGGCGGGGGGCAGGTGGAGAGACGGGAGCGCCTGATGCGCATGGTGGGATGGAACCCCGTGCCCTTCGCCCTCCACCAGGTTGGGGAGGGGCGGGTCATGGTCTTCCTGCAGACCCATTACGACTACTACACCTCCCTTCTGCCCCGGGCGAAGGGGGTTTACCGCGTAGTGGTGGACACCCACCCTACGCAACCGCCGTAAGGGGACACCCTGCCTTCTGAGCGTTGTTTTTCCGTATCGGGTAAGATAAGGTGTGCCCCGGGGCTCGGCGGACGCCCCAGAAAGGGGGGCCGATGAACTGGCTAGACATCGTTATCCTTGTCCTGTTGGTGCTGGCGGCGTGGAATGGCTGGCGCACGGGCCTGGTGCGGAGCGTGGTGATGCTGGGGGGTGTGGTGGGGGGGACATACCTCGCCGGGCGCTTTAGCCCCCAGGTGCGGGATGCTTTGACCTTTATCGGCGACCCCTCGGTGGCCACCGTGGCGGCCTTCGTTGTCATCTTCGGGGGCACCTTGCTGGCGGCGTGGCTGGTGGGGGTGCTGTTGCGCACTCTGGCCCATGCCTTCATGTTGGGCTGGCTGGACACCATCGGGGGGATGGTGCTGGGGGTGTTCACCGCTGCCCTGTTCCTCACGGCCCTTATCATCGCTGTGGGGAGCCACCCCATCGGCCCCAGCGCCTCCATCCTGAAAGGCTCCGCCGCCGCCCGCTGGATGGCCGACAACATGCCGTTCGTGATGGCCATGCTCCCCGAGGAGTTTCGGGATGTGCTGGGCACCTTCTCCAAGGTGGAGCGCCCCACTGCCCAGGTGTCCCGTGTGCGGGTAAGCGACCTCTCCCCCAGCCAGGTGCGCATCACAGCCACCCTGCGCCTGAACAACCCCAACCCCTTCGGGGCGAATATCCGCCAGGTGCGTTACCAGGTGTGGCACCAGCAGGGGGGGGCGCGGGTGCTCCTGGGGGAGGGGGAGAAGAAGGCCCTCCGCCTCAAGGCCAACGGCCCCACCGAGGTGGCCCTGGAGGTGGTGGTGCGGGATGCGGGCAAGGCGGGGGCAGTGTTTGCCGAGGCGTCCCAGCGACGCGCCGTGGCCCTGGCGGTAGAGGGGGAGGCCGCCCTTCGCTTCCCCGCCGAGGACATGTCCCTCCCCTTCCAGGCTAGGGGCGAATATCCCTTGGAGTAACGTTTCCAGGCGCATCGCCAGGC
Above is a window of Dehalococcoidia bacterium DNA encoding:
- a CDS encoding CvpA family protein — protein: MNWLDIVILVLLVLAAWNGWRTGLVRSVVMLGGVVGGTYLAGRFSPQVRDALTFIGDPSVATVAAFVVIFGGTLLAAWLVGVLLRTLAHAFMLGWLDTIGGMVLGVFTAALFLTALIIAVGSHPIGPSASILKGSAAARWMADNMPFVMAMLPEEFRDVLGTFSKVERPTAQVSRVRVSDLSPSQVRITATLRLNNPNPFGANIRQVRYQVWHQQGGARVLLGEGEKKALRLKANGPTEVALEVVVRDAGKAGAVFAEASQRRAVALAVEGEAALRFPAEDMSLPFQARGEYPLE